In a genomic window of Gigantopelta aegis isolate Gae_Host chromosome 9, Gae_host_genome, whole genome shotgun sequence:
- the LOC121380889 gene encoding dual specificity protein phosphatase 3-like: MAVSGDTEDSSCGLCTAEELTDIMTAASGRYTLLPNTPYDEVYPGIYVGEEDFAKDLIQLKRVGITHVVNAAHGDTPFHSQTDPSRYKRIHVRFLGVPALDHMNFDLTPYFQSSADFIDEALQSGGKVLVHCVQGVSRSATLVIAYLMIKKQMDVRDALRLVHSHRDVCPNDGFLQQLCDLNKVLFKDK, from the exons ATGGCAGTCAGTGGTGACACGGAGGACTCCAGTTGTGGACTCTGTACAGCAGAGGAACTGACTGATATAATGACTGCTGCCTCTGGGAGATATACACTTCTTCCTAACACTCCTTATGATGAAGTTTATCCAGGCATTTATGTCGGAGAAGA AGATTTTGCCAAGGACCTGATTCAGCTAAAGCGCGTGGGAATCACACACGTAGTGAATGCCGCTCACGGAGACACGCCGTTCCACTCTCAGACAGACCCGTCACGCTACAAGAGGATTCACGTCAGGTTTCTCGGTGTGCCAGCACTCGACCACATGAACTTTGACCTCACTCCCTACTTCCAGTCATCCGCTGATTTCATTGATGAGGCCCTACAGAGTGGAG gCAAAGTGCTTGTTCACTGTGTTCAAGGTGTGAGTAGATCTGCTACACTGGTCATCGCTTATTtgatgattaaaaaacaaatggatGTGAGAGACGCTCTTCGACTGGTTCACAGTCACAGAGATGTATGTCCAAACGATGGATTTCTGCAGCAGTTGTGTGACCTGAACAAAGTGCTGTTCAAAGACAAATGA